In the Rhizobium sp. CB3090 genome, one interval contains:
- the mnmG gene encoding tRNA uridine-5-carboxymethylaminomethyl(34) synthesis enzyme MnmG has translation MLDKIYDVIVVGGGHAGSEAAAAAARLGALTALVTHKRDTIGVMSCNPAIGGLGKGHLVREIDALDGLMGRVADAAGIQFRMLNRKKGPAVRGPRTQADRKLYRLAMQAEISAIENLDVIEGDAFDLGIENDRISAVVLKDGRVLRCGAVVLTTGTFLRGLIHIGDKKIPAGRVGEEPSIGLSATLQRYGLTLGRLKTGTPARLDGTTIDWDAVGRQGADDEPVPFSFMTDVVINPQIECGVTRTTPETHRIIADNLMRSAMYSGQIEGVGPRYCPSIEDKIVKFGERDGHQIFLEPEGLDDTTIYPNGISTSLPEEVQDAFIRTIPGLERVRILQSGYAIEYDHVDPRELKPSLEVMKIPGLFLAGQINGTTGYEEAGAQGLVAGLNAARLASGGEAVQLSRTESYIGVMIDDLTSRGVAEPYRMFTSRAEYRLSLRADNADVRLTPLGMSIGCVGVNRAVRFNRHMEKLERARAQLKGLNVTPSEAAKAGLHLNKDGQRRSAYDLLSHPGQSVESLSALWPELRSIEGRVVEAVEIEAAYAVYMDRQASDIVQVRREEERQIPADFDFSALSGLSNELKQKLTVSRPKNIAQASRIDGMTPAAISLLLAHLRKQIGAEEQKLVS, from the coding sequence ATGCTCGACAAAATATATGACGTAATAGTCGTGGGTGGTGGGCACGCGGGCAGTGAAGCTGCGGCCGCGGCGGCTCGTTTGGGCGCGCTAACAGCTCTTGTTACCCATAAGCGCGACACGATCGGCGTAATGTCCTGCAACCCGGCGATTGGCGGTCTTGGCAAAGGTCACCTGGTTCGTGAGATCGACGCGCTTGATGGCTTGATGGGTCGAGTCGCCGATGCGGCGGGTATCCAGTTCCGTATGCTGAACCGGAAGAAAGGGCCCGCTGTCCGGGGCCCCCGTACCCAGGCCGATCGTAAGCTTTACCGTCTCGCCATGCAGGCTGAGATCAGTGCAATCGAGAACTTGGATGTGATCGAAGGCGATGCCTTTGATCTTGGCATCGAGAACGATCGCATTTCGGCGGTTGTTCTGAAGGACGGCCGTGTTCTGCGATGTGGTGCTGTCGTTCTGACGACCGGCACTTTTCTCCGTGGCTTGATCCATATTGGCGACAAAAAGATTCCGGCCGGCCGCGTTGGCGAGGAACCCTCGATAGGCCTGTCCGCCACACTGCAACGCTATGGCTTGACGCTTGGCCGTTTGAAGACCGGTACGCCGGCGCGGCTGGATGGCACGACTATTGATTGGGATGCAGTGGGTCGTCAGGGCGCCGATGATGAGCCAGTGCCGTTTTCATTCATGACGGATGTTGTCATCAATCCGCAAATTGAATGTGGGGTGACGCGGACCACCCCAGAAACCCATAGGATCATCGCTGACAATCTCATGCGTTCGGCGATGTATTCAGGCCAGATCGAGGGCGTCGGGCCACGTTACTGTCCGTCGATCGAGGATAAGATCGTTAAGTTCGGCGAACGGGACGGTCACCAGATTTTTCTGGAACCCGAGGGACTGGACGACACGACCATTTATCCGAATGGAATATCGACCTCGCTTCCCGAGGAGGTGCAGGACGCCTTTATCCGAACCATTCCGGGCCTGGAACGAGTCCGGATTCTGCAAAGCGGTTATGCCATTGAATATGACCATGTCGATCCACGTGAGTTGAAGCCGTCGCTTGAAGTGATGAAAATTCCGGGCCTGTTTTTGGCGGGACAGATCAATGGGACGACCGGTTACGAAGAAGCTGGGGCGCAGGGCTTGGTAGCTGGGTTGAATGCTGCTCGCCTGGCATCCGGTGGGGAGGCTGTGCAGCTCAGCCGGACAGAATCCTATATCGGTGTTATGATTGACGATCTCACGTCTCGCGGCGTGGCCGAGCCCTATCGCATGTTCACATCGCGCGCTGAGTATCGCTTATCGCTGCGTGCGGATAATGCCGACGTTCGCCTGACGCCGCTTGGCATGTCCATTGGCTGCGTTGGCGTGAATCGTGCCGTGCGGTTCAATCGACATATGGAGAAGCTGGAGCGGGCGCGCGCTCAATTGAAGGGTTTGAACGTCACGCCCTCGGAAGCGGCAAAAGCCGGGTTGCATCTGAATAAGGATGGCCAGCGTCGATCGGCCTATGATCTCCTGTCCCATCCAGGACAGTCCGTCGAATCGCTTTCTGCTTTGTGGCCGGAATTGCGCTCGATCGAGGGACGTGTTGTTGAAGCCGTTGAAATCGAGGCTGCCTATGCGGTCTATATGGACCGCCAAGCCTCCGACATCGTACAGGTACGACGCGAGGAAGAACGGCAGATTCCCGCGGACTTTGATTTCTCTGCCTTATCCGGTCTGTCAAATGAGCTCAAACAGAAATTGACGGTATCACGACCCAAAAATATTGCGCAGGCGTCGCGGATCGACGGGATGACGCCGGCAGCAATATCGCTTTTGCTGGCTCATCTGCGGAAGCAGATCGGAGCGGAAGAGCAGAAGCTCGTTTCTTGA
- the mnmE gene encoding tRNA uridine-5-carboxymethylaminomethyl(34) synthesis GTPase MnmE: MQNFNDTIFALSSGGLPAGVGVVRISGPQALVATKALVGTLPKPRQAALKTIRARNGLIIDRGLVLVFPVPASFTGEDCAEIHLHGGKAVVAALLEELAAFQGCRMAEHGEFSRRALENGKMDLVEIEGLADLIAAETEMQRRLAVEHAAGGLSKLYEGWADRLTRARALIEAELDFADEDDVPGSVSDLVWADMAKLQSELSAHLAGADFGEIVRDGLKVVIAGAPNAGKSSLMNALARREVAIVTDIAGTTRDVLHIDLNIEGYAVRLYDTAGLRNTEEVIEREGIRRALKTAAEADIILSLAEIGIAAQTDFPGFCGKVFRVGTKSDIHPIDDENYDLCISSTTGSGLTELHQLLVNDLLTRSAALSLALPSRLRHRRLLADSLETLGQAVTSVSAGLDIRAEFLRRAAHSLGRITGRVDVEDLLDVIFSEFCIGK, from the coding sequence ATGCAGAATTTCAACGACACGATCTTTGCGCTTTCCAGCGGCGGCCTGCCGGCTGGTGTCGGGGTTGTGCGGATTAGCGGCCCCCAGGCGCTGGTTGCGACCAAGGCTCTGGTGGGGACCTTACCTAAGCCACGGCAAGCGGCGCTGAAAACGATTCGGGCTCGAAACGGTCTTATCATCGACCGTGGTCTGGTTCTTGTTTTCCCTGTTCCGGCTTCCTTTACCGGCGAGGACTGTGCCGAGATTCACCTTCATGGAGGTAAAGCTGTTGTTGCTGCGCTTCTGGAAGAGCTTGCAGCCTTTCAAGGATGCCGGATGGCGGAACATGGCGAGTTTTCGCGCCGCGCCCTTGAGAATGGCAAGATGGATCTCGTCGAAATTGAGGGCCTGGCGGATCTCATTGCCGCCGAGACGGAAATGCAGCGGCGATTGGCCGTGGAACACGCCGCGGGTGGCCTTTCCAAGCTTTATGAGGGATGGGCGGATCGTCTGACGCGTGCGCGTGCCCTGATCGAGGCGGAGTTGGATTTTGCCGATGAAGACGATGTTCCAGGATCAGTATCCGATCTGGTCTGGGCAGATATGGCGAAACTGCAATCCGAGTTGTCTGCACACCTCGCCGGCGCCGACTTCGGCGAGATCGTCCGCGATGGCTTGAAGGTGGTCATTGCCGGTGCGCCAAATGCCGGCAAGTCGAGCCTGATGAACGCATTGGCGCGTCGCGAGGTGGCGATCGTGACCGATATTGCCGGGACGACACGCGATGTTTTGCATATCGATCTCAATATCGAAGGATATGCGGTTCGGCTGTATGATACGGCCGGCTTGCGAAATACCGAGGAAGTCATTGAACGAGAAGGGATTAGGCGAGCGCTGAAAACGGCGGCGGAAGCGGATATTATCCTGTCGCTCGCGGAGATAGGGATTGCCGCGCAAACTGACTTTCCTGGGTTTTGTGGGAAAGTCTTTCGTGTTGGGACGAAGTCGGACATCCATCCCATCGATGATGAGAACTACGATCTCTGCATTTCCTCAACAACGGGCTCAGGTCTGACGGAGCTGCATCAATTGTTGGTTAATGATTTGCTAACGCGATCCGCAGCGCTGTCACTGGCGCTGCCGAGTCGGTTAAGGCATCGGAGGCTGTTGGCGGATAGCCTTGAAACATTGGGTCAGGCCGTCACCTCTGTTTCTGCAGGGTTGGATATACGAGCAGAATTCCTGCGACGAGCGGCGCACAGTTTGGGCCGGATCACCGGAAGGGTTGACGTCGAGGATCTGCTGGATGTCATCTTCTCGGAATTTTGTATCGGCAAATGA
- the rho gene encoding transcription termination factor Rho has product MAEMKLQELKNKSPTDLLAFAESLEVENASTMRKQELMFAILKVLASQDVEIIGEGVVEVLQDGFGFLRSANANYLPGPDDIYISPSQIRRFSLKTGDTVEGPIRGPKEGERYFALLKVNTINFDDPEKIRHKVHFDNLTPLYPNERFRMELDIPTSKDLSPRVIDLVAPLGKGQRGLIVAPPRTGKTVLLQNIAHSITANHPDCYLIVLLIDERPEEVTDMQRSVRGEVISSTFDEPAVRHVQVAEMVIEKAKRLVEHGRDVVILLDSITRLGRAYNTVVPSSGKVLTGGVDANALQRPKRFFGAARNIEEGGSLTIIATALIDTGSRMDEVIFEEFKGTGNSEIVLDRKVADKRIFPAMDILKSGTRKEDLLVPRQDLQKIFVLRRILAPMGTTDAIEFLIDKLKQTKNNPDFFDSMNT; this is encoded by the coding sequence ATGGCTGAAATGAAGCTTCAAGAACTTAAGAATAAGTCCCCGACCGATCTCCTGGCCTTTGCCGAATCGCTCGAGGTCGAGAATGCGAGCACGATGCGCAAACAGGAACTGATGTTTGCCATTCTGAAGGTGCTTGCCAGCCAGGACGTGGAAATTATCGGCGAAGGCGTTGTCGAGGTTCTGCAGGACGGATTCGGCTTTCTGCGCTCCGCCAACGCCAATTATCTGCCCGGTCCGGACGATATCTATATCTCGCCATCGCAGATCCGCCGCTTCTCGCTGAAGACGGGCGATACGGTCGAGGGGCCGATCCGCGGACCGAAGGAAGGCGAGCGTTATTTCGCCCTGTTGAAGGTCAACACCATCAATTTCGACGATCCGGAAAAGATCCGTCACAAGGTTCATTTCGACAATCTGACGCCGCTTTATCCGAACGAGCGGTTCCGCATGGAACTCGACATTCCGACCTCCAAGGATCTGTCGCCGCGCGTCATCGATCTCGTGGCGCCGCTCGGCAAGGGCCAGCGCGGTCTGATCGTTGCACCGCCGCGCACCGGTAAGACGGTGCTGCTGCAGAACATCGCCCATTCGATTACTGCCAATCATCCAGACTGCTATCTGATCGTTCTGTTGATCGACGAACGCCCTGAGGAAGTGACGGACATGCAGCGTTCCGTGCGCGGTGAGGTCATTTCGTCCACCTTCGACGAGCCGGCCGTTCGCCACGTGCAGGTCGCCGAGATGGTCATCGAGAAGGCCAAGCGCCTTGTCGAACACGGCCGTGACGTCGTTATCCTCCTCGACTCGATCACGCGCCTCGGCCGAGCCTACAACACGGTCGTTCCCTCCTCCGGTAAGGTTCTGACCGGCGGTGTCGACGCCAACGCATTGCAGCGGCCAAAGCGCTTCTTCGGTGCCGCCCGTAACATCGAAGAAGGCGGCTCGTTGACGATTATCGCGACCGCCCTGATCGACACCGGCAGCCGCATGGACGAAGTGATCTTCGAAGAGTTCAAGGGTACCGGCAACTCGGAAATCGTTCTCGATCGCAAGGTTGCCGATAAGCGTATCTTCCCGGCAATGGATATTCTCAAGTCCGGCACCCGTAAGGAAGACTTGCTCGTGCCGCGCCAGGATCTGCAGAAGATCTTTGTTCTTCGCCGTATCCTTGCTCCGATGGGTACGACCGATGCGATCGAATTCCTCATCGACAAATTGAAGCAGACGAAGAACAATCCGGACTTCTTCGACTCGATGAATACGTAA
- the hemJ gene encoding protoporphyrinogen oxidase HemJ: MSLLWSSMCVHGKGDEVNEEKQIDPRPGAYASRRAYFMILLFAALAIGLFAWHPDNLYLWIKAFHIIAVISWMAGLFYMPRLFIYHTDAEPGSQQSETFKVMERRLLRVIMTPAMMLTWIFGLYLAWSVYDFHGGWLHAKIGLVVLLTGVHMVFSRAVRTFARDENQHSARYWRFMNEAPTVLMILIVILVVVKPFA; encoded by the coding sequence ATGTCACTGCTCTGGTCGAGCATGTGCGTGCATGGAAAGGGTGACGAGGTGAACGAGGAAAAGCAGATAGATCCTCGTCCGGGTGCCTATGCCAGCCGGCGCGCCTATTTCATGATCCTGCTATTCGCGGCGTTGGCGATCGGCCTATTTGCCTGGCATCCGGACAATCTCTATCTCTGGATCAAGGCGTTCCACATCATTGCGGTGATCTCGTGGATGGCCGGGCTCTTCTATATGCCGCGGCTTTTCATCTATCACACCGATGCCGAGCCCGGCTCGCAGCAGTCGGAGACCTTCAAGGTGATGGAGCGGCGGCTTTTGCGGGTGATCATGACGCCGGCCATGATGTTGACCTGGATTTTCGGGCTCTATCTCGCCTGGTCGGTCTATGATTTCCACGGCGGATGGCTGCATGCCAAGATTGGCCTTGTCGTGCTGCTGACGGGCGTCCACATGGTCTTCAGCCGCGCCGTTCGCACCTTTGCACGCGATGAAAACCAACATTCGGCCCGTTACTGGCGGTTCATGAACGAGGCGCCGACCGTATTGATGATACTGATCGTCATTTTGGTTGTGGTGAAGCCGTTTGCATGA
- the hemE gene encoding uroporphyrinogen decarboxylase — translation MSDERRKIMRVLSGETLTPPPLWLMRQAGRYLPEYRETRAKAGSFLDLCYNPEHAVEVTMQPIRRYGFDAAILFSDILVIPDALKRNVRYTEGHGPEMDPIDEAGIQALKGDGVVDYLAPVMETVRRLRSELPEETTLLGFCGAPWTVATYMIAGHGTPDQAPARLFAYRHPKAFEHLLMLLADISADYLVAQIDAGADAVQIFDSWAGVLGETEFEVFAVKPVARIISSIKARRPQAKIIAFAKGAGYLLKTYRRKTGADAIGLDWSVPLAFARELQREGPVQGNLDPMRVVAGGKALRDGIDEVLQNLGHGPLIFNLGHGITPQADPSHVTALVEHVRAWKG, via the coding sequence TTGAGCGATGAACGCCGGAAGATCATGAGGGTGCTGAGCGGAGAAACGCTGACCCCTCCCCCTCTCTGGCTGATGCGCCAAGCTGGCCGCTATCTTCCGGAATATCGGGAAACCCGGGCAAAGGCTGGGAGCTTTCTCGACCTCTGTTACAATCCGGAGCATGCGGTCGAAGTGACGATGCAGCCGATCCGGCGCTATGGCTTTGATGCGGCGATCCTGTTTTCCGATATCCTGGTGATCCCCGACGCGCTGAAGCGCAATGTCCGCTATACCGAGGGGCATGGTCCGGAGATGGATCCCATCGATGAAGCCGGCATTCAGGCGCTGAAGGGCGACGGCGTAGTGGATTATCTGGCTCCCGTCATGGAGACGGTGCGGCGCTTGCGCAGCGAGCTGCCTGAGGAGACAACGCTGCTTGGATTTTGTGGAGCGCCCTGGACCGTTGCGACCTATATGATTGCAGGCCACGGCACCCCCGATCAGGCCCCTGCCCGGCTTTTCGCCTATCGGCACCCAAAGGCATTCGAGCATCTGTTGATGCTGCTTGCCGATATATCCGCCGATTACCTGGTGGCGCAGATCGACGCCGGCGCCGATGCCGTGCAGATTTTCGATTCCTGGGCTGGTGTGCTCGGCGAGACGGAGTTCGAAGTTTTCGCCGTCAAGCCGGTTGCGAGAATAATCTCCTCCATCAAGGCTCGGAGGCCGCAAGCAAAAATCATCGCCTTTGCCAAGGGCGCCGGATATCTGCTGAAGACCTACCGGCGGAAGACAGGGGCCGATGCAATTGGTCTCGACTGGTCTGTGCCACTTGCCTTCGCCAGGGAGCTTCAACGGGAAGGACCGGTGCAGGGCAATCTCGATCCGATGCGTGTCGTCGCCGGCGGCAAGGCGCTCAGGGATGGGATCGACGAGGTCCTGCAGAACCTGGGCCATGGCCCGCTGATCTTCAATCTTGGCCATGGCATTACCCCGCAGGCCGATCCGTCTCATGTCACTGCTCTGGTCGAGCATGTGCGTGCATGGAAAGGGTGA
- a CDS encoding pyruvate, water dikinase regulatory protein gives MENRTSFFHLHLISDSTGETLISAGRAASVQFHTSQPLEHVYPLIRNRKQLLPVLEAIDHSPGIVLYTIVDRELADFIDERCREMGVPCVNVLEPVMNVFQTYLGTASRRRVGAQHVMNADYFARIEALNFTMDHDDGQMQDDYNDADVVIIGISRTSKTPTSIYLANRGIKTANIPIVHGVPLPESLIRATKPLIVGLVATTDRISQVRENRILGATAGFDRGDYIDRATISEELKYARSLCARHNWPVIDVTRRSIEETAAAIVALRPKLR, from the coding sequence GTGGAAAACCGGACAAGCTTCTTTCATCTGCATCTGATTTCTGACTCAACGGGCGAGACTCTGATTTCCGCCGGCCGCGCCGCTTCGGTGCAATTCCACACCAGCCAGCCACTCGAGCACGTCTACCCGCTGATCCGGAATCGCAAGCAGCTCCTGCCGGTTCTGGAAGCGATCGACCACAGCCCCGGTATCGTGCTTTATACGATCGTCGACCGAGAGCTTGCCGATTTCATCGACGAGCGTTGCCGCGAGATGGGCGTGCCCTGCGTCAATGTTCTCGAGCCGGTCATGAATGTCTTCCAGACCTATCTCGGTACGGCGTCCCGCCGCCGGGTCGGCGCCCAGCATGTGATGAACGCCGATTATTTCGCGCGCATCGAAGCGCTGAACTTCACCATGGATCATGATGATGGGCAGATGCAGGATGACTATAATGATGCCGATGTTGTCATTATCGGCATCAGCCGGACATCGAAGACACCGACCAGCATCTATCTTGCCAACAGAGGCATCAAGACGGCCAATATCCCCATCGTCCATGGCGTGCCCTTGCCCGAGAGTTTGATCCGGGCAACCAAACCGCTGATCGTCGGGCTGGTGGCGACCACCGACCGGATATCGCAGGTTCGGGAAAATCGCATTCTGGGGGCGACGGCGGGTTTCGACCGCGGCGACTATATCGATCGAGCGACCATCTCCGAAGAGCTGAAATATGCCCGCTCGCTCTGCGCCCGGCACAATTGGCCCGTCATCGATGTCACCCGCCGCTCGATCGAAGAGACCGCGGCCGCCATTGTTGCCCTGCGCCCGAAGCTACGCTAA
- a CDS encoding Maf-like protein, protein MTAPLILASSSPFRRMLMQNAGLHFQAVAAEIDERAIEAPLEQEGASPDAVALVLAKAKAKEVSDRFPGSLVIGSDQTMSLGDQVFHKPKTMADAESHLRTLSGKTHRLNSAIALARNGDIIWEHVSHAELTMRDLSPDFIHRHLSRVGDKALSSVGAYQLEGEGIQLFSNIDGDYFTIVGLPMLPLLQQLRELGVIDG, encoded by the coding sequence ATGACAGCGCCGCTCATCCTTGCTTCTTCCAGTCCCTTCCGACGGATGCTGATGCAAAATGCCGGCCTGCATTTCCAGGCGGTTGCGGCTGAGATCGACGAGCGTGCGATCGAAGCGCCGCTGGAGCAGGAGGGAGCCAGCCCGGATGCCGTGGCATTGGTGCTCGCCAAGGCCAAGGCGAAAGAGGTGAGCGATCGCTTCCCCGGTTCACTCGTCATCGGCTCGGATCAAACGATGTCGCTCGGCGATCAGGTCTTCCACAAGCCGAAAACGATGGCGGACGCCGAAAGCCATCTGCGAACTCTGTCCGGCAAGACCCACCGTCTGAACAGTGCCATCGCGCTGGCCCGCAACGGCGACATCATCTGGGAACATGTGTCCCATGCTGAATTGACCATGCGCGATCTCTCCCCCGATTTTATCCATCGTCATCTGAGCCGTGTCGGTGACAAGGCGCTGTCGAGCGTCGGCGCCTATCAGCTCGAGGGCGAGGGGATACAGCTTTTCTCGAACATCGACGGCGATTATTTTACCATCGTCGGCTTGCCGATGCTGCCGCTCCTCCAGCAGCTTCGCGAACTGGGAGTGATCGATGGGTGA
- a CDS encoding shikimate dehydrogenase has product MGDSRETFGPNVFVTGFPVKHSRSPLIHGYWLRTLGLAGSYRAHEVSPDDFPGFIASLKDGSSGFVGGNVTIPHKETAFRLADRPDELSEELGASNTLWLQDGLLHATNTDGRGFTANLDERHPGWDRSGRVVILGAGGASRAIIQAVRNRGIGEIHVVNRTVERARELADRFGARVHAHPMAALNEVMRDAGLFVNTTSLGMDGEAAPQIDFSPLAKNAVVTDIVYVPLKTPLLTQAEEQGFAIVDGLGMLLHQAVPGFEKWFGTRPVVDEALRALIIADMEKH; this is encoded by the coding sequence ATGGGTGATTCACGTGAAACATTCGGCCCCAACGTCTTCGTTACGGGCTTTCCCGTCAAGCATTCCCGCTCGCCCCTCATTCACGGCTATTGGCTGCGCACGCTTGGTCTTGCAGGCAGCTATCGCGCCCATGAAGTCTCGCCGGATGATTTCCCAGGTTTCATTGCTTCCTTGAAGGACGGCTCTAGCGGCTTCGTCGGCGGCAACGTGACGATCCCGCACAAGGAGACGGCATTCAGGCTGGCGGATCGGCCGGATGAATTGTCCGAGGAGCTCGGTGCTTCGAACACGCTCTGGCTTCAGGACGGATTGCTGCATGCGACCAATACCGATGGCCGCGGTTTCACGGCCAATCTGGATGAGCGCCATCCCGGTTGGGATCGTAGCGGGCGAGTTGTTATCCTGGGTGCGGGCGGCGCCAGCCGCGCCATCATCCAGGCGGTGCGCAATCGTGGCATCGGGGAAATTCACGTCGTCAACCGTACCGTCGAGCGGGCGCGGGAACTGGCGGATCGGTTCGGCGCGCGTGTCCATGCCCATCCGATGGCGGCGCTGAACGAGGTGATGCGAGATGCCGGTCTCTTCGTCAATACGACCTCACTTGGCATGGATGGCGAGGCGGCACCGCAGATCGATTTTTCGCCGTTGGCCAAAAATGCTGTCGTCACCGATATCGTTTATGTGCCGCTGAAGACGCCGTTGTTGACCCAGGCAGAAGAACAGGGCTTCGCCATCGTCGATGGTCTTGGCATGTTGCTGCATCAGGCTGTACCGGGCTTCGAAAAATGGTTCGGCACGCGTCCGGTGGTGGATGAGGCGCTGCGGGCGCTGATCATCGCCGATATGGAAAAACATTGA
- the coaE gene encoding dephospho-CoA kinase (Dephospho-CoA kinase (CoaE) performs the final step in coenzyme A biosynthesis.), whose protein sequence is MIRVGLTGSIGMGKSTSGKLFAEAGIPVNDADAVVHDLYSGEAVPLVEAAFPGTTKDGAVDRQELGRKLASDPSGFKRLEAIVHPLVRQREREFLDEQTAAGADIVVLDIPLLFETGADKRVDKIVVVSCDPQIQKERVLARPGMTEEKFNMILSRQMPDAEKRARADYIIDTGGSIDAARKQIKDIIADLRKRPVDNGSTGGES, encoded by the coding sequence ATGATCCGCGTCGGCCTCACCGGATCGATCGGCATGGGAAAATCGACGTCGGGAAAACTCTTCGCCGAAGCCGGCATCCCCGTGAATGATGCCGATGCAGTGGTGCATGATCTCTATAGTGGCGAAGCCGTGCCCTTGGTCGAAGCCGCGTTTCCGGGAACGACGAAGGACGGAGCTGTCGATCGCCAGGAACTTGGCCGTAAACTCGCCTCCGATCCCTCCGGTTTTAAACGACTGGAGGCCATCGTCCATCCGCTGGTGCGGCAGCGCGAACGGGAGTTTTTGGATGAACAGACTGCCGCCGGTGCGGATATCGTCGTGCTCGACATCCCCCTGCTGTTCGAGACCGGTGCCGATAAAAGGGTGGACAAGATCGTCGTCGTCAGTTGCGATCCGCAGATTCAAAAGGAAAGAGTGCTTGCCAGGCCGGGCATGACTGAGGAAAAATTCAATATGATTCTCTCCCGCCAGATGCCGGATGCGGAGAAGCGGGCACGGGCCGATTATATCATCGACACCGGCGGCAGCATCGATGCGGCGCGGAAGCAGATAAAAGACATCATAGCCGACCTACGAAAGCGGCCGGTAGACAACGGATCGACAGGCGGAGAGTCCTGA
- the dnaQ gene encoding DNA polymerase III subunit epsilon → MREIIFDTETTGLDNRADRIIEIGGIELFNHFPTGKTIHIYINPGDRKVHPDALAVHGITDEFLKDKPFFADVADEILAFFGEAKWIAHNATFDMGFVNAEFARLGRPPILPDTVIDTLAMARRKHPMGPNSLDALCRRYGIDNSHRTKHGALLDSELLAEVYIEMIGGRQTALGLGSINGSSARSRQVDDIEETAADILVRPKPLASRLSDAELEDHAALIAKLGEKGIWSKYRAVN, encoded by the coding sequence ATGCGCGAAATCATTTTCGATACGGAAACGACCGGTCTCGACAATAGAGCCGACCGTATCATCGAAATAGGCGGTATCGAACTCTTCAATCACTTCCCGACCGGCAAGACCATCCATATCTATATCAATCCCGGCGACCGCAAGGTTCATCCGGATGCGCTTGCCGTTCATGGCATCACGGACGAATTCCTGAAGGATAAGCCGTTTTTTGCTGATGTCGCCGACGAGATCCTTGCCTTTTTCGGCGAAGCGAAGTGGATCGCCCATAACGCGACGTTCGACATGGGCTTCGTCAATGCCGAATTCGCGCGCCTCGGCCGTCCGCCGATTCTGCCCGACACGGTGATCGACACGCTGGCCATGGCGCGACGCAAACATCCGATGGGGCCGAATTCGCTAGATGCACTCTGCCGGCGCTACGGCATCGACAATTCCCACCGCACCAAACACGGCGCGCTTCTCGACTCCGAATTGCTCGCCGAAGTCTATATCGAGATGATTGGTGGCCGGCAGACGGCCCTTGGTCTTGGCAGCATCAACGGCTCATCTGCACGGTCCCGCCAGGTCGACGATATCGAAGAGACTGCTGCGGATATCCTGGTGCGACCAAAGCCGCTGGCAAGCAGATTGAGCGACGCCGAACTGGAAGATCACGCCGCGCTGATCGCCAAACTTGGCGAAAAAGGCATCTGGTCGAAATACCGTGCCGTGAACTGA
- the secB gene encoding protein-export chaperone SecB, with protein sequence MANENSGNGAASPSLSILAQYTKDLSFENPGAPRSLQARENAPDININVNVNANPLSESDFDVVLTLNAEAKDGDRVLFHTELVYGGVFRVTGFPQEHMLPLLFIECPRLLFPFARQIIADVTRNGGFPPLMIDPIDFAQMFTQRVAEEQARAQVEAVPN encoded by the coding sequence ATGGCCAACGAGAACAGCGGTAACGGCGCAGCCAGCCCGAGCCTTTCCATCCTTGCTCAATACACCAAGGATCTTTCCTTCGAAAATCCTGGTGCTCCGCGCTCGCTGCAGGCCCGGGAAAACGCCCCCGATATCAACATCAATGTCAACGTCAACGCCAATCCGCTGTCGGAATCGGATTTCGACGTCGTGCTGACGCTGAATGCCGAAGCCAAGGATGGTGACCGGGTTCTCTTCCACACCGAGCTGGTCTACGGCGGCGTCTTCCGCGTCACCGGTTTCCCGCAGGAACACATGCTGCCGCTGCTCTTCATCGAGTGCCCTCGCCTGCTCTTCCCGTTCGCTCGTCAAATCATCGCCGACGTCACGCGTAATGGCGGCTTCCCGCCGCTGATGATCGACCCGATCGATTTCGCGCAGATGTTCACCCAGCGCGTCGCCGAAGAACAGGCCCGCGCCCAGGTCGAAGCAGTTCCGAACTAA